In the genome of Olsenella profusa DSM 13989, one region contains:
- a CDS encoding dihydroorotate dehydrogenase electron transfer subunit, whose product MSVGSAAVGLHGFEVVSNGEVAEGVFRLVLRSPDVARSIVPGQFMNLRVPGDASHILRIPLSFSHADAQAGTVEVVYAVVGEGTGRLSLMRAGKRSDLIGPAGTGWRGGASGRALLVAGGVGAPPLVAAAGMLAKEGAAFDAILGAQSASRLWGRECLLELGAGTVTTTTDDGTAGLRGLTTDAMAQLLAARTYAQVYTCGPAPMMAGVARLAAVHDIACQVSCEQLMGCGFGVCACCNVRAAHGGYKSCCTDGPVFDAREVVL is encoded by the coding sequence ATGTCAGTAGGGAGCGCGGCCGTTGGCCTCCACGGCTTCGAGGTCGTCTCCAACGGCGAGGTGGCCGAGGGCGTGTTCCGTCTCGTCCTTCGGTCCCCGGATGTGGCGCGCTCCATCGTGCCGGGGCAGTTCATGAACCTCAGGGTGCCGGGAGACGCATCCCACATCCTGCGCATCCCGCTCTCGTTCTCCCATGCGGACGCGCAGGCGGGAACGGTGGAGGTGGTCTACGCCGTCGTGGGGGAGGGCACGGGGCGCCTGTCCCTCATGCGCGCAGGCAAGCGCTCCGACCTCATCGGCCCTGCCGGCACCGGCTGGCGCGGGGGCGCCTCAGGCCGCGCCCTGCTCGTTGCCGGAGGTGTGGGCGCACCGCCCCTCGTGGCGGCGGCGGGCATGCTTGCCAAGGAGGGCGCGGCATTTGATGCCATCCTGGGCGCCCAGAGCGCCTCCAGGCTCTGGGGACGGGAGTGCCTGCTGGAGCTGGGTGCCGGCACCGTGACGACAACCACCGATGATGGCACCGCGGGGCTCAGGGGCCTCACGACCGACGCCATGGCGCAGCTGCTGGCGGCCAGGACGTATGCCCAGGTCTACACCTGCGGCCCTGCCCCCATGATGGCGGGCGTCGCACGGTTGGCGGCAGTGCATGACATTGCCTGCCAGGTCTCCTGCGAACAGCTCATGGGCTGTGGCTTTGGGGTCTGTGCCTGCTGCAACGTGCGTGCGGCGCACGGCGGCTACAAGTCGTGCTGCACGGACGGCCCCGTCTTCGATGCCCGGGAGGTGGTGCTGTGA
- a CDS encoding dihydroorotate dehydrogenase, with product MAVNLGGVRMKNPLNTASGTYGFGNQFEGFYDVSCLGAITCKGCSAVPWEGNPAPRLAEVPSGMMNSVGLANPGIAALAHEGAAYLSELRSRGTQVICQVIGHSIEEYVRAVELYEEFAPFASALELNISCPNVSAGGAAMGSTPRSAAEAMRAVRPHTRRPVIVKMAPHDVAEIGRALEDAGADALSLINTIPAMAIDVHTRRSRLARPTAGLSGPCVHPIAVRMVWEASRAVSIPLCGIGGVASGEDAAEFILAGATAVSVGTANLYDPTCAPRILDELREWAASQGVRDINELIGAFEC from the coding sequence ATGGCCGTCAACCTGGGCGGTGTCAGGATGAAAAACCCCCTCAACACGGCCTCGGGCACCTATGGCTTCGGCAATCAGTTCGAGGGGTTCTATGATGTCTCGTGCCTGGGGGCCATCACCTGCAAGGGATGCTCGGCCGTACCGTGGGAGGGCAATCCCGCGCCTCGCCTCGCCGAGGTGCCGAGCGGCATGATGAACTCCGTCGGCCTCGCCAACCCCGGCATAGCGGCCCTCGCGCACGAGGGCGCAGCCTACCTCTCCGAGCTCCGTTCCAGAGGCACGCAGGTCATCTGCCAGGTGATCGGCCACTCCATCGAGGAGTATGTGCGGGCTGTGGAGCTGTACGAGGAGTTCGCCCCCTTTGCCAGTGCGCTCGAGCTCAACATCAGCTGTCCCAACGTCTCGGCGGGCGGCGCCGCCATGGGGTCGACCCCCCGGTCGGCGGCCGAGGCCATGCGCGCGGTGCGGCCGCACACCAGACGCCCCGTCATCGTCAAGATGGCCCCGCACGACGTGGCCGAGATAGGCCGTGCCCTCGAGGATGCCGGTGCTGACGCCCTCTCGCTCATCAACACCATCCCCGCCATGGCCATTGACGTCCACACGCGCAGAAGCAGGCTCGCACGTCCCACGGCGGGGCTCTCGGGCCCCTGCGTCCACCCCATCGCCGTGCGCATGGTATGGGAGGCCTCCCGTGCCGTCAGCATACCGCTCTGCGGCATCGGTGGCGTGGCGTCGGGCGAGGATGCCGCCGAGTTCATCCTGGCCGGCGCCACGGCCGTCTCGGTGGGCACCGCCAACCTCTATGACCCCACGTGCGCCCCCCGCATCCTGGACGAGCTGAGGGAGTGGGCGGCCTCGCAGGGCGTCCGTGACATCAACGAGCTGATTGGAGCCTTCGAATGCTAG